A single region of the uncultured Flavobacterium sp. genome encodes:
- a CDS encoding DUF5995 family protein: MSMKQAATINEVIQLLDEIIEKSKLEQSALGLFAALYREVTVKVKEGIHDGSFQNGERMEKLDVIFANRYLKAYYQYKAKEKPSECWEFAFLQAEKFWPIVLQHLLLGINAHVNLDLGIASAQVSTVEDIASLKSDFDQINAILSSLVGDVEKSLIKIWPTLTWILKLTGKIDNFFIDFSMETARDGAWKFANEFVAIPENKREACIQERDKKITEIARLVSNPGYFVSAVFKFIRLFERGTVAQKIIDMQMVEQKKIEYAVA, translated from the coding sequence ATGAGTATGAAACAAGCTGCTACTATAAATGAAGTAATTCAGTTATTGGATGAAATAATTGAGAAATCAAAATTAGAACAAAGTGCTCTGGGTTTGTTTGCTGCACTATATCGTGAAGTTACAGTAAAAGTAAAAGAAGGCATCCATGATGGTTCTTTTCAAAATGGTGAGCGAATGGAAAAACTGGATGTCATTTTTGCCAATCGGTATTTAAAAGCTTATTATCAATATAAAGCCAAAGAAAAACCATCAGAATGTTGGGAATTTGCTTTTTTGCAAGCCGAAAAATTCTGGCCAATAGTTCTTCAGCACTTACTACTTGGGATTAACGCGCATGTGAATCTTGATTTAGGAATAGCCTCTGCTCAAGTGAGTACTGTAGAGGATATTGCAAGTTTAAAATCTGATTTTGACCAAATAAACGCAATTCTTAGCAGTCTGGTTGGAGATGTAGAAAAAAGCCTGATTAAAATTTGGCCAACGCTCACGTGGATATTAAAACTAACAGGCAAAATAGACAACTTTTTTATTGATTTTAGTATGGAAACTGCCAGAGACGGTGCATGGAAATTTGCCAATGAATTTGTTGCGATTCCCGAAAATAAAAGGGAAGCCTGTATACAGGAAAGAGATAAAAAGATAACAGAAATTGCCCGATTAGTCTCAAACCCGGGATATTTTGTTAGCGCCGTTTTTAAATTCATTCGCTTATTTGAAAGAGGAACTGTTGCTCAAAAAATAATCGATATGCAGATGGTCGAACAAAAAAAGATTGAATATGCTGTTGCCTGA
- a CDS encoding MFS transporter has protein sequence MILPFLKKIQNSPKGFRLANTVFFFLSGFGYSSWASRIPHIKAQLHLSEAQFGAVLFAFPIGLMLTMPFTGKLLNKYSSRYCMLLGAIMFNIVLAMPGFAGFVWQLIIILLIFGASRNIFNLSINAQALEVQKLYPKSIMTRFHAVWSLAGFAGAGLGYIMVTQHVKPSHHLLGVSILMMAITACFYPLSIHNEPIPQKKKFFSMPDKTLIKFALICFVSMACENTMYDWSGIYFQNILHASPKLTTAAFVFFMTAVTLGRFLGDYAVMKFGIKRILLYSGILISLGFFLCFILPYIYPTIFGYILIGIGVSCVVPLVFSIAGRSKNLSSGSALTSISTIGYLGFLIVPPMVGFISEYLSMKWAFLVMAFLGGLMILMVNKIGEEH, from the coding sequence ATGATTTTACCCTTCTTAAAAAAAATACAGAATTCGCCAAAAGGATTCCGTTTAGCCAATACTGTATTTTTTTTCCTTTCCGGATTTGGATATTCTTCGTGGGCATCTCGTATTCCTCATATCAAAGCACAGTTGCATTTAAGTGAAGCACAATTTGGAGCTGTTTTATTTGCGTTTCCAATTGGTTTGATGTTGACAATGCCTTTTACAGGAAAACTTTTAAACAAATACAGCAGTAGATATTGTATGCTTTTGGGAGCAATTATGTTCAATATTGTTTTGGCTATGCCCGGTTTTGCTGGTTTTGTATGGCAATTAATTATTATTCTTTTGATATTTGGAGCTTCACGTAATATTTTTAATCTTTCTATTAATGCTCAGGCTCTGGAAGTTCAAAAATTATATCCAAAATCGATTATGACTCGTTTTCATGCAGTTTGGAGTCTTGCGGGATTTGCAGGAGCAGGTTTAGGCTATATAATGGTTACACAACATGTTAAGCCATCACATCATTTGCTTGGAGTAAGTATTTTAATGATGGCAATTACGGCTTGTTTTTACCCATTAAGTATTCATAATGAACCAATCCCACAGAAAAAGAAGTTCTTTTCGATGCCGGATAAAACCTTGATTAAATTTGCCTTAATTTGTTTTGTTTCAATGGCGTGTGAAAATACCATGTACGACTGGAGCGGAATTTACTTCCAAAATATATTACATGCTTCGCCAAAATTAACCACTGCGGCGTTCGTCTTTTTTATGACAGCTGTAACTTTAGGACGTTTTCTTGGAGATTATGCTGTAATGAAATTTGGTATCAAAAGGATCTTATTGTATAGCGGAATCCTTATTAGTTTGGGATTTTTTCTGTGTTTTATACTGCCCTATATTTATCCAACAATTTTTGGCTATATCCTTATCGGAATTGGGGTTTCATGCGTAGTTCCGCTCGTATTTAGTATCGCCGGAAGATCTAAAAATCTGAGCAGCGGATCGGCTTTGACTTCTATTTCAACAATTGGTTATTTGGGATTTTTGATTGTTCCGCCAATGGTTGGTTTTATCTCTGAATATCTAAGTATGAAATGGGCATTTCTGGTAATGGCATTTCTAGGCGGATTAATGATTTTGATGGTGAATAAAATAGGGGAGGAACATTAG
- a CDS encoding DUF6265 family protein: protein MFQKITLLILLAAVVSCQKKESVEKDKIKIADWLIGNWENTSPDGVLTENWIKLNDSTFSAASYFIKQKDTIHLENIVLAQKGETLTYFATVKGQNDDKPVAFLSTSESDKQLVFENPKHDYPQKITYKKSANNTLTAEISGNLQGKMTTERFIMTKK from the coding sequence ATGTTTCAAAAAATTACTCTTTTAATACTTTTAGCAGCGGTTGTTTCTTGTCAAAAAAAGGAATCTGTTGAAAAAGATAAAATCAAAATAGCCGATTGGCTTATCGGAAACTGGGAAAATACTTCACCAGATGGCGTGCTTACCGAAAACTGGATCAAACTAAATGACAGTACTTTTAGCGCTGCATCGTATTTTATAAAACAAAAAGATACTATTCATCTTGAGAACATCGTTCTCGCTCAAAAAGGCGAAACACTGACTTATTTTGCTACAGTAAAAGGTCAAAATGATGATAAACCTGTTGCTTTTCTTTCCACTTCTGAATCTGACAAGCAATTGGTTTTCGAAAATCCAAAACACGATTATCCTCAAAAAATCACATACAAAAAAAGTGCTAACAATACTTTGACTGCTGAAATTTCAGGAAATCTACAAGGAAAAATGACTACTGAAAGATTTATTATGACGAAGAAGTAA
- a CDS encoding DoxX family membrane protein gives MLSADKTPDFQVWINALEELTYSGGAFVMAGSFTENNSARAEKNFTSLLEKLIPSGRVFYSILMILFGLSHFTFANFIVAMVPKWLPAPMFWTYFFGAALIIAGISIIFKIVIKPIALLLAFMLLLFFLFFHIPDAIANPSADGGNEIVRAFVALLFCGIALVIALTNDRKIIPLSQASHL, from the coding sequence ATGCTTAGTGCAGATAAAACTCCAGATTTTCAGGTTTGGATAAATGCTCTCGAAGAATTAACCTATAGCGGTGGTGCATTTGTAATGGCAGGATCATTTACAGAGAACAATTCTGCCAGAGCCGAAAAGAATTTTACCTCATTATTAGAAAAACTTATTCCGTCTGGACGAGTTTTTTATTCAATTCTTATGATATTATTTGGATTGAGTCATTTTACTTTTGCCAACTTTATCGTTGCAATGGTACCAAAATGGTTGCCAGCGCCAATGTTTTGGACTTATTTTTTTGGTGCTGCCCTTATCATTGCAGGCATATCCATTATTTTCAAAATAGTAATAAAACCAATTGCGCTTCTTTTAGCATTTATGCTTTTACTGTTTTTTCTATTCTTTCATATTCCTGATGCCATTGCAAACCCATCTGCAGACGGTGGAAATGAAATTGTACGTGCATTTGTTGCGTTGCTTTTCTGTGGTATTGCATTAGTAATCGCATTAACAAATGATCGAAAAATAATCCCGCTGTCACAAGCTTCTCACTTATAA
- a CDS encoding DUF4844 domain-containing protein: MKKVINKILLIPIILSFTYCTQGQIKTPIGAMKKFEEFKNKEKFVTDNTIFYPGIGDPKLKPILTDKINLASDDFKKVAASNNATDEDYQNAIKKGLYRFSEIYLEIDTENRERICSYFEELMDIVGLESSDGQLNDFMYDFDPPAH; encoded by the coding sequence ATGAAAAAAGTAATTAATAAAATACTTTTAATACCTATAATTCTCTCGTTTACATATTGTACGCAAGGTCAAATAAAAACTCCAATTGGCGCAATGAAAAAATTTGAGGAATTTAAAAATAAAGAAAAATTTGTAACGGATAATACCATTTTTTATCCTGGAATTGGTGACCCTAAATTAAAACCAATTTTAACTGATAAAATTAATTTGGCTTCTGATGATTTCAAAAAGGTAGCTGCATCAAATAATGCAACGGATGAAGATTATCAAAATGCAATAAAAAAAGGGCTTTACAGATTTTCTGAAATTTATTTAGAAATAGATACTGAAAATAGAGAACGTATTTGTAGTTATTTTGAAGAACTAATGGATATTGTTGGACTTGAAAGTTCTGATGGTCAATTAAATGATTTTATGTATGATTTCGATCCTCCGGCACATTAA
- a CDS encoding copper resistance protein NlpE N-terminal domain-containing protein — MKLILAVLLFILNLTLSAQSNNFAGDYTRSLGEEGKHIIEYKLTLNQDGTFVFHSYSKIQGGIPPEVNKYGKGKWSAKNNMITFSSDKKEDFNEKYTLDFNNSIARFVTKNPRDKTDQIVKTRLVFVESEIFSLQRLDIFKL, encoded by the coding sequence ATGAAATTAATACTTGCTGTTTTACTTTTTATTTTAAACTTGACATTATCTGCACAATCAAACAATTTTGCTGGCGATTATACACGTTCACTTGGTGAAGAAGGAAAACATATAATTGAGTACAAATTGACCTTAAATCAAGACGGAACATTCGTATTTCATTCGTATTCGAAAATACAAGGTGGAATTCCACCTGAAGTAAATAAATACGGAAAAGGAAAATGGAGCGCAAAAAACAATATGATTACTTTTTCGTCAGATAAAAAAGAAGACTTTAACGAAAAATATACATTAGATTTTAATAATTCTATTGCGAGATTTGTAACCAAAAATCCGAGAGATAAAACAGATCAAATAGTTAAAACAAGACTTGTATTTGTTGAATCAGAAATCTTCTCGTTACAAAGACTTGATATTTTTAAGCTGTAA
- a CDS encoding DUF3592 domain-containing protein translates to MEDLDKKYGIVFVIAFVFFMFYKPVISVLLLGILLLFYTIYSISSLIQINKNGIEHHGKIVSYESDEEGYKTPIIEFQISEGKIFTGKPFFHTSSDLDKFQSYQNNINRTIKIIYNPDYPEKFILKGNSNYFGITLLIVVGLVFSGISIGNLLGYNDIF, encoded by the coding sequence ATGGAGGATTTAGATAAAAAATATGGGATAGTTTTCGTTATTGCTTTTGTGTTTTTCATGTTTTACAAACCTGTAATTAGTGTCTTGCTGTTGGGAATATTATTATTATTTTACACAATTTATAGCATTTCATCTTTGATTCAGATTAACAAAAACGGAATCGAACATCATGGAAAAATTGTCTCTTATGAATCAGATGAAGAAGGTTATAAAACGCCTATCATTGAGTTTCAAATCTCTGAAGGAAAAATTTTTACAGGAAAACCTTTTTTTCATACATCGTCAGATTTAGACAAATTTCAATCTTATCAAAACAACATAAATAGAACTATTAAGATAATCTACAATCCAGATTATCCCGAAAAATTTATCCTAAAAGGCAACTCGAACTACTTTGGTATAACACTATTGATTGTTGTTGGTTTAGTTTTTAGTGGTATTTCAATTGGAAATCTTTTGGGCTATAATGATATTTTCTAA
- a CDS encoding amino acid permease → MSDSKKNQLQKSLGLSFNIAVLIGGTIGVGILRTPGTIASLLDNYWLIIASWLFGGLFVLIGANSYAELATMLPKAGGSYNYIKKAFGNYAGFLSGWFDYITNAIPPAFYCIVISEYIIILFPGLKNYSTEMAISLLIAFVLLHLSGVKNGSAIQQITSFLKVICFFALVVACFMYSGVKLAPIPKDNAAVQIGLLFGFFKSLQLIIGTYNGWNGVCFFAEENDDPGKNIPKSLYSGVLLVISIYVLINVAFFYVLPIETIAKSNLAAADVANIIFGKNGAIIVTVISIFSLISILNAFMMIPPRILYGLSRDGFFIEKGTTVNKGGTPIVALLVSSVFSLFLICIGSFEVLFSFAAFTSIIVWGLSYCSLLKLRVSEPDLPRPYRSFWYPWTTILAILVSLALLIGFVFSDPKSFIIIVGITLISYPLFLFLNRKK, encoded by the coding sequence ATGTCAGATTCCAAGAAAAACCAATTACAAAAAAGCCTCGGTTTAAGTTTTAACATCGCCGTTTTAATTGGAGGAACCATTGGAGTTGGAATTCTGCGAACTCCCGGAACAATTGCATCTCTGCTAGATAATTATTGGCTCATTATTGCATCTTGGCTTTTTGGCGGTTTATTTGTTTTAATAGGCGCAAATTCTTATGCAGAACTGGCCACAATGCTTCCTAAGGCCGGAGGATCTTACAATTATATCAAGAAAGCTTTTGGTAATTATGCCGGATTCCTTTCAGGTTGGTTTGATTATATTACCAACGCAATTCCGCCCGCTTTTTACTGCATTGTAATCAGTGAGTATATTATTATTTTATTTCCTGGTCTCAAAAATTATTCGACCGAAATGGCAATTTCGCTACTAATTGCCTTTGTATTATTACACTTAAGTGGAGTAAAAAACGGAAGTGCCATTCAGCAAATTACCAGTTTCCTAAAAGTGATTTGTTTTTTTGCTTTGGTTGTGGCCTGCTTTATGTATTCGGGTGTTAAACTGGCACCAATTCCAAAAGATAATGCGGCAGTTCAAATTGGCTTACTGTTTGGATTTTTTAAATCTCTTCAGCTCATCATCGGGACTTATAATGGCTGGAACGGTGTTTGCTTTTTTGCTGAAGAAAATGATGATCCGGGTAAAAATATTCCGAAATCATTATACAGCGGCGTTTTGCTTGTAATATCTATTTATGTTTTAATAAATGTTGCCTTTTTCTATGTTTTACCAATTGAAACTATTGCAAAATCTAATTTGGCTGCAGCCGATGTCGCCAATATTATTTTTGGAAAAAACGGAGCCATTATCGTTACCGTAATTTCGATTTTCTCTTTGATCAGTATTCTGAATGCTTTTATGATGATTCCTCCAAGAATCTTATACGGACTAAGTCGCGATGGTTTTTTTATCGAAAAAGGAACAACGGTAAACAAAGGCGGAACTCCAATTGTTGCTCTTTTGGTTTCATCTGTATTTAGTTTATTTCTGATTTGTATTGGTTCATTCGAAGTCTTGTTTTCGTTTGCAGCCTTTACTTCTATTATCGTTTGGGGATTGTCTTATTGTTCCCTATTAAAACTAAGAGTTTCTGAACCTGATTTACCAAGACCTTATCGCTCATTTTGGTATCCGTGGACAACTATTTTGGCAATTTTAGTTTCATTGGCGCTATTAATTGGTTTTGTATTTAGTGATCCCAAAAGCTTTATAATTATTGTTGGTATTACATTGATTTCTTATCCTTTGTTTTTGTTTTTGAATAGAAAGAAGTAA
- a CDS encoding helix-turn-helix transcriptional regulator: MNKTRKSEIPEVVIQLGIKIKEIIEANQLKQREVAHDAGLDVENLRKYIKGSQEMKISTLFKIAQSLKINPGELIKDL; this comes from the coding sequence ATGAATAAAACAAGAAAAAGTGAAATTCCAGAAGTTGTAATACAATTAGGGATTAAAATAAAAGAGATAATCGAAGCAAATCAACTCAAACAAAGAGAGGTTGCGCACGATGCTGGATTGGATGTAGAAAATTTAAGGAAATACATCAAAGGTTCTCAGGAAATGAAAATAAGTACTTTGTTTAAAATTGCACAATCTTTAAAAATAAATCCAGGCGAATTAATTAAGGATTTATAA
- a CDS encoding TonB-dependent siderophore receptor — protein MKYILLFGFSFLSLASYSQNYASSENGSTVNDTVRNKKGEILNEVIITKSKEPKPVTAVRSGLKPMDNPQTIQVIGAEIIEQQQAIRLSEVVKNMNGVYVSSARGGAQESFFSRGYDMSANNMFKNGFRFNSGSIPEISSLEKVEFLKGSSALLYGNVNPGGILNMVTKTPKFTSGGEVSMQIGSYSYYKPAIDFYGPLNKYIAYRFTGSYENSQSFRDVVKNERIYFNPSFLFNVTPKTQITVQGDYLSADWTPDFGTGIIGKELVDVPRNNFYGALWSNGNTKSASASVLLNHNFNDNWKLNFNSSFQNYDRNSKSTAQLSTIDANGNWTRPLVQNQNLEKIFGDQLSLQGIFKTGSIKHQIFTGVDYENSYATAYTYGFFTSPTSNTLATYDTINLYTFDPANQRTDEPNSRITAIADTKTERFGAYAQDLISFTDQIKLLAGIRWSWQQSQVITDTYKVNPTSVTTVEAAKRVDKAFSPKLGLVYQPTRNTSLFASYSNSFTPNSGLTVDGNIIESSIIDQYEAGIKKDFFKGLLSTNVTLYQITNSNLAQTAPYQADGVTPNTDTNIKMLGGATKSKGIEVDITATPVEGLNINAGYSYNDMRYTKTSGTSGSFVEGDRVARTPQNTANLSFFYKIPSGLLKGVTVGAIGNYVGERLGGWNDDYLWTPVKPTPTNPKPDPAYIVTIRDRDIPLDGYTTIDVSAGYEWRKFSILCRLSNITNELNYTVHENYSVNPIAPRQIMTSLRYKF, from the coding sequence ATGAAATATATTTTACTCTTCGGGTTTTCATTTTTAAGTTTAGCTTCTTATAGTCAAAACTATGCAAGTTCAGAAAACGGTTCGACTGTAAACGATACTGTAAGAAACAAAAAAGGAGAAATTCTTAATGAGGTAATTATTACCAAAAGTAAAGAACCGAAACCAGTAACAGCGGTTCGTTCAGGATTAAAACCAATGGATAATCCGCAAACCATACAAGTTATTGGTGCTGAAATCATCGAACAGCAACAAGCTATCAGATTAAGCGAAGTGGTAAAAAACATGAATGGTGTTTATGTATCATCAGCTCGTGGTGGTGCTCAGGAATCTTTTTTCTCAAGAGGATATGATATGTCTGCCAACAATATGTTCAAAAACGGATTCCGTTTTAATAGTGGTTCTATTCCTGAAATTTCTTCTTTAGAAAAAGTAGAATTTTTAAAAGGAAGTTCTGCTTTATTATACGGAAATGTTAATCCTGGTGGAATCTTAAATATGGTTACAAAAACGCCAAAATTTACTTCAGGTGGAGAAGTTTCTATGCAAATAGGAAGTTATTCTTACTATAAACCAGCTATTGATTTTTACGGACCTTTAAACAAATATATCGCTTACCGTTTTACAGGTTCTTACGAAAACTCTCAAAGCTTTAGAGACGTTGTTAAAAACGAGCGTATTTATTTTAATCCTTCTTTTCTTTTTAATGTAACTCCTAAAACTCAAATTACAGTACAAGGAGATTATTTAAGTGCAGACTGGACTCCTGATTTTGGAACAGGAATTATAGGAAAAGAACTTGTAGATGTACCACGCAACAATTTTTATGGAGCGCTTTGGTCTAACGGAAACACAAAATCGGCAAGTGCTTCTGTTTTATTAAACCATAATTTTAATGACAATTGGAAACTAAATTTTAATTCTTCTTTCCAAAATTATGACAGAAATTCTAAATCTACTGCTCAATTATCAACTATAGATGCCAATGGTAATTGGACCAGACCATTAGTTCAGAATCAAAACTTGGAGAAAATATTTGGTGATCAATTAAGTTTACAAGGAATATTTAAAACAGGAAGCATCAAACATCAAATCTTTACTGGAGTAGATTATGAAAATTCATATGCAACAGCTTATACTTATGGATTTTTTACTTCCCCAACATCTAATACACTTGCTACTTACGACACTATAAATCTTTACACTTTCGATCCTGCAAATCAAAGAACAGACGAACCAAATTCAAGAATTACAGCAATTGCTGATACAAAAACAGAACGTTTTGGAGCTTATGCTCAAGATTTGATTTCATTTACAGATCAAATTAAACTTTTGGCAGGTATTCGTTGGTCTTGGCAACAATCGCAAGTAATTACAGATACTTATAAAGTTAATCCAACATCTGTTACAACTGTTGAAGCTGCAAAACGCGTTGACAAAGCTTTTTCACCAAAACTAGGTTTAGTTTATCAGCCAACAAGAAATACATCTTTGTTTGCAAGTTATTCTAACTCGTTTACACCAAATAGCGGACTTACAGTTGATGGTAATATCATAGAATCTTCTATCATTGATCAATACGAAGCTGGTATCAAAAAAGATTTCTTTAAAGGGTTATTGAGTACAAACGTAACTCTTTATCAAATTACGAACAGTAATTTAGCACAGACTGCACCTTATCAAGCTGATGGTGTTACGCCAAATACCGACACAAACATCAAAATGTTAGGTGGAGCTACAAAAAGTAAAGGTATTGAAGTTGATATTACAGCAACTCCTGTTGAAGGTTTGAATATTAATGCCGGTTATAGTTACAACGATATGCGTTACACTAAAACTTCTGGTACAAGCGGAAGTTTTGTTGAAGGAGATCGTGTAGCAAGAACTCCTCAAAACACAGCTAACTTAAGCTTTTTCTACAAAATTCCTAGTGGATTATTAAAAGGAGTGACTGTTGGAGCAATTGGAAATTATGTTGGAGAGCGTTTAGGCGGATGGAATGATGATTATTTATGGACACCTGTTAAACCTACACCTACCAATCCAAAACCAGATCCGGCTTACATTGTAACAATCAGAGACCGTGATATTCCATTAGACGGATATACAACTATTGATGTCTCTGCGGGTTATGAATGGAGAAAGTTCTCGATATTATGTAGATTATCAAACATTACAAATGAATTGAATTATACTGTACACGAAAATTACAGTGTGAATCCAATTGCACCACGTCAAATTATGACAAGCTTAAGATACAAATTCTAA
- a CDS encoding DNA topoisomerase 3, giving the protein MKVCIAEKPSVAREIASVLGANTKHDGYYEGNGYAVTYTFGHLCTLKEPNDYKPHWKSWDLNNLPMLPEKFETKVVQNSGIQKQFKIVKSLFDKAEVVINCGDAGQEGELIQRWVMNEAHYKGEVQRLWISSLTTEAIKEGFENLKPSANYDNLFYAGFSRAIGDWLLGMNATRLYTVKHGGYKQVLSIGRVQTPTLAMVVDRWKEIENFKPQPYWELQTLYRETLFSYEEGRFLNKEDGELLANKVKESEFEIVSVEKKNGNEYAPKLFDLTGLQVYCNTKFGFSADETLKIVQTLYEQKVVTYPRVDTTFLPNDIYPKVSGILQKLTHYAELTQPLLGKKIKKSPKVFNDKKVTDHHAIIPTGIEANLHHNQQQVYDIITRRFIAVFYDDCLVANTTVIGKAADVMFKTTGKEILKKGFRIVFEDPNAKEKEADILPSFVVGEKGPHEPSFLEKETKPPNQFTEATLLRAMETAGKQVDDEDLRELMKENGIGRPSTRANIIETLFKRQYIVRNKKQVLPTPTGIQLIDTIQNELIKSAELTGSWEKQLKDIEKGTFTAAAFIRNMKRMVEALVFEVRSETRHANISHAATIQKEVVKVEKKKAAGILAETCPKCQKATLIKGKSAYGCGNYKSGCDFVLPYTFAEKKITESQYLRLVQKGSTVNIKGFKTEAGTVEGLIRFEENYKLKLEPKKATLKAKSDATSDALTCPKCKKGTIMKGKTAYGCGDYKLGCDFKVTFDDVRAKLKDQKPTKELVYAILNESV; this is encoded by the coding sequence ATGAAGGTCTGTATTGCCGAGAAACCAAGTGTAGCACGAGAAATCGCATCCGTTTTGGGAGCCAATACCAAACACGATGGATATTACGAAGGCAACGGTTATGCTGTAACCTATACTTTTGGGCATTTATGTACCTTAAAAGAACCTAACGACTACAAACCACACTGGAAAAGCTGGGATTTGAACAATTTGCCCATGCTTCCTGAAAAATTTGAAACCAAAGTGGTGCAGAATTCAGGAATTCAGAAGCAATTTAAAATCGTAAAAAGCTTATTTGACAAAGCCGAAGTGGTTATAAACTGTGGGGATGCCGGGCAAGAAGGAGAACTCATCCAGCGTTGGGTGATGAATGAAGCACATTACAAAGGCGAAGTACAACGCTTGTGGATTTCGTCCCTAACCACAGAAGCTATAAAAGAAGGTTTTGAAAACTTAAAACCTTCTGCCAACTACGATAATTTATTTTATGCCGGATTCTCCAGAGCCATTGGCGACTGGTTATTGGGTATGAATGCTACACGTTTGTACACTGTAAAACATGGTGGTTACAAACAAGTATTGTCTATTGGGCGTGTGCAAACGCCAACATTAGCAATGGTTGTCGATCGCTGGAAAGAAATCGAAAACTTTAAACCTCAACCTTATTGGGAATTACAAACTTTGTATAGAGAAACGCTTTTTAGCTATGAAGAAGGTCGTTTTTTGAATAAAGAAGACGGAGAACTTCTAGCCAATAAAGTTAAAGAAAGTGAATTCGAAATTGTTTCGGTTGAAAAAAAGAACGGAAATGAATACGCTCCCAAACTATTTGATTTAACAGGATTACAAGTTTATTGCAATACAAAATTTGGATTTTCGGCAGATGAAACGCTAAAAATTGTACAAACCCTGTACGAGCAAAAAGTAGTTACCTACCCTAGAGTTGATACCACATTTTTACCAAACGATATTTATCCTAAAGTTTCTGGGATTCTGCAAAAATTAACGCATTATGCCGAATTAACGCAACCTCTTTTAGGAAAAAAAATAAAAAAATCTCCCAAGGTTTTCAATGATAAAAAAGTAACAGATCACCACGCTATTATTCCAACAGGAATAGAAGCAAATTTACATCACAATCAGCAGCAAGTCTATGATATAATTACCAGACGTTTTATTGCCGTATTTTATGATGACTGTTTGGTTGCCAATACTACAGTAATTGGAAAAGCTGCCGATGTAATGTTTAAAACCACGGGAAAAGAAATCTTAAAAAAAGGATTCCGAATTGTTTTTGAAGACCCGAATGCAAAAGAAAAAGAAGCTGATATATTACCAAGCTTTGTTGTGGGAGAAAAAGGTCCGCATGAACCGTCTTTTTTAGAAAAAGAAACCAAACCACCCAATCAGTTTACGGAAGCAACTTTGCTTCGTGCCATGGAAACCGCAGGAAAACAAGTAGACGACGAAGATTTACGCGAATTGATGAAAGAAAATGGTATTGGTCGTCCGTCAACTCGGGCGAATATTATTGAAACCCTTTTTAAACGTCAGTACATTGTTAGAAATAAAAAGCAGGTTTTACCAACACCAACAGGAATTCAGCTTATTGATACGATTCAAAACGAATTAATCAAGTCGGCAGAGCTTACAGGTTCTTGGGAAAAACAATTGAAAGATATTGAAAAAGGTACTTTTACCGCCGCTGCGTTTATTAGAAACATGAAACGCATGGTTGAAGCTTTGGTATTTGAAGTACGAAGCGAAACCAGACATGCTAATATTTCGCATGCAGCAACCATTCAAAAAGAGGTTGTAAAAGTAGAGAAAAAGAAAGCTGCCGGAATCTTGGCAGAAACCTGTCCGAAATGCCAAAAAGCTACCCTTATAAAAGGAAAATCGGCTTATGGTTGTGGTAATTACAAATCCGGTTGTGATTTTGTTCTGCCTTATACTTTTGCAGAGAAAAAAATAACGGAGAGTCAATACTTGAGATTAGTTCAAAAAGGCTCTACAGTTAATATAAAAGGTTTTAAAACTGAAGCAGGAACCGTTGAAGGTTTGATTCGTTTTGAAGAAAATTACAAACTCAAATTAGAGCCAAAGAAAGCAACTCTAAAAGCAAAATCAGATGCTACTTCGGATGCATTAACGTGTCCGAAATGCAAAAAAGGAACAATCATGAAAGGAAAAACCGCTTATGGTTGTGGCGATTATAAATTGGGCTGCGATTTTAAAGTTACTTTTGACGATGTGAGAGCCAAACTAAAAGATCAAAAACCAACAAAAGAATTGGTTTATGCTATCTTGAACGAAAGCGTTTAG